The genomic region GCACACTCGCATTACAAACGTGTTCCAAATTACAGAGATCTTACCCCAAAAGAAGAATGGGACTTATTGGAAAAAGGGCTTAATAGGGTAACCGACACTTGTATCCCAGAAGAGGAGGCATTTAGAAGGTTACAAAAGCATATTTTTAAACTGTGGAAAGATGCAGAAGCTAAAGGCGAACGTTATTTTCCGCATGAATTTATGTATAAAATGTTGCTTTCGGGAGTTTTGGAAGAGTATTACGAAATCGACCTTAAAGATTCTTGGATGTACGCTGCTGCCGAAAAGAATTTACCAATTGTAGTTCCAGGATGGGAAGACAGTACTATGGGGAACATTTTTGCTTCCTATGTAATGAAGGGGGAATTAAAGGCCTCTACGGTAAAAAGCGGGATTGAGTACATGGGGTATTTAGCAAATTGGTATACTAAAAATTCGGAAAACGGAGTTGGTTTCTTCCAAATAGGAGGAGGAATTGCTGGAGATTTCCCGATTTGTGTGGTACCCATGTTATACCAAGATATGGAAATGGAAGACACTCCTTTTTGGAGCTATTTCTGTCAGATTTCTGATTCCACTACGAGTTACGGTTCGTATTCTGGAGCGGTTCCAAATGAAAAAATTACATGGGGTAAATTGGATATCGAAACTCCCAAATTCATCATTGAATCTGATGCCACCATTGTGGCTCCATTAATTTTTGCATATTTATTGGATATGTAATTGCAGAAAAAAAATATTCATATATATTTAATCTATCAAACTGAATCCCTCAGATGAAAGTCTGATAAGCAAAGTTAAAACTGACAATAATTATCAACTATATGAGACGTGTAATAGTAGATTACAAAAAATTAACGAACGAAATTCTTACGATGCTCGTAGAGAAATATCCTGATGGCTATGGCGATGACGACATCATAAAGTTTAAAAATGCCAATAGTGAAACGGTTGAAGCTGTAGAAGTGAGAACCGAAGACACTATTTACTTGGTAAAAGTGAGCACGCGTTTGGCCAATACCATGGAAAACTTTGACGAAGAAGACGACGATTTCGATAATAATGAAGATATAAACTCTGAAAATCTTGAGATTCCAGAAGACGAAGACCAAGAAGATGACGATTAGGCAAACTAATTGAGAACTATCTACCCTAGAATTGCAAATACGAAGCAATTTGGGATGGAAATATTTTTCAAAACATTTTCCATTTCCTTTAGGACTGAATAGTTTGAAGTAAAGCCACTATTTATCGAACTAATTTCATAAAAAATAGCTGTTCAAGATGTACATCTCGAACAGCTATTTTTATAAATTATCTACTATTTTTTAACTCTTAGGCATGTTGATGTTCATGCTTTCCTTCTTTAATCTCTTCGATCAACTTACTATTAAAAGCTGGTAAATCGTTAGGATTTCTACTGGTTACCAAAGCTTCATCTACCACAACTTCCTTATCAACCCAATTAACACCTGCATTTTCCAAATCTTTTCTAATCGAAGGATATGAAGTCATAGTTCTACCTTCAACTACATTGGCATTAATCAAACTCCAAGGTCCGTGGCAAATAGCCGCTACCGGTTTACCTTGTTTAAAGAAATCACGAATGAACTGTAGCGCTTTTTCGTTGGTTCTAAGATTATCGGGATTCATTACACCACCTGGCAGTACCAAGGCATTATAATTTTTTGCCAACCCCTCCTCTACTGTTAGGGTAACATTAAAAGATTCTCCCCAGTTTCCATCTTTCCAAGATTTAATAGATCCCGGTTTTAAACTTACTATATCTGCTTGCCATCCTTCATTCTCAATGGCTTCTTTGGGAGAAGTTAATTCTGATTCTTCAAATCCGTTTGTTGCTAAAATTGCTATCTTTTTCATAATATTCTATTTTTAATAGTTCTTACTTAAGATAGTCATTAAACAATGGAATCTTTGTTAGCGAACTTATAAAACCTCCTTATTATTATGTTAATCCTTTAATAAAGGCAGGTATTTATCCTTCAGAATGGTTTCATGGTGTTTTTGATGTCCACAAATTAAAAATCCGGCCGCTTTAACTGTCATTTTATTGCCCTCTATAACTCCTGAATTTTCAAAAACATTGGTTTGAAAAGAAGAAAACAAAGAAATAGAACTCCCCCGTACCGATTTAAACTCTTCAATTAAACTTGCTTTTGAACGAATTGCTGCCGCTGAATTGGATACGTAAACGTCTTGATCGAACCCTTTCAAAACACAGCCGTTATTTCTAGCAAAAGTAAACGCCCGGTATTGAAACACCCTTTCTGTATCTATAATATGCAATAGCAATTCTTTTATGGTCCATTTTCCTTCCGCATAGGAAAAGTCGAAATTTGCATCGTTCAATTGTTCCAAAATTGCTACAAATGCATTGCTTCGTTCTACCATTTCAGGTACCATCTCGACATTCCCGAGGGTTTTGATATATGTATGGTAGTAGTTATTATATTCGTTGGGCTTTAATTCAGAAATATTCATCGTTTGTAAAGTTTTAAATGCATACGAATTTAACAACGCTAATTTATTTATCGTGTTTGTATTGTTATTTTTTTTCATAATATTGCAAGCAACGTGATTAACCTATGCATAAATAAAAGGTTCAACTTTAACCAATCCATAAAAAAAAATAGAATTTAACCCTAGACCCGTTAATGTTGAAACCAAAGTCTATATATTTTATACTGCTCGCTTTTTTTGGTGTTCAAGTGTTGCAATCCCAAAGCAGCCAGAAAATAGATGCTACCTTGTTGGCTGAAGAACATATGATCCAGATTCAACAAGAAATAGTTTATCATAATACCTCAAAAGACACTCTTGATGTTTTTTATTTATACGATTGGAATCATGCTTACTCCAACAAAAGTACGGCTCTAGCTACCCGTTTTGCAGAAGAATTTAATAAAAGCCTGCATTTGGCTAAAGAAGAAGATCGTGGAGAAACCACTATTTATTCCCTTAACGACAAAAATTTCAATACTGTAGAATGGGAGCGTATTCAGGGTGGAGACATCATTAAAGTCAATCCCAAAACCTCCGTCTTTCCCGGGGAAAATTATACTTTAAAATTATCGTATAAAGTTAAACTGCCTAATGCTCAATTTACCGATTATGGCTTTACGGAAGAAAACGATTTCAGTTTAAAATATTGGTACATAACCCCCGCTATTTACCATAACGGATGGGAATTATACAGCAATAAAAACCTAAACGATCTAAACTCCCTAAACACATCGATGGAGGTAAGTTTTACTTATCCAAAAGAATATTATTTTGTCACCGATTTTGATGTGGTAGAAAGCACGGTTGATAAAGACCAGAAAACAACAGTGATTTTTGGTGAAAACCGGGGGGATTTAAGACTCTCCCTAAAAAAAGTAAACGACTTTACCGTTTATAAAAACGACAAACTGGAACTCATCACCAATATTGAGAGCAAATCCTTAAACGGTGTCACTAAATCGCTTTCCGTAGAAAGGGTTGTTCAGTTTATCGATAGTGCTTTAGGGGATTACCCCCATAAAAAGCTTTTAATTACAGAACAGGATTATAAGCACAATCCTCTTTACGGACTCAACCAATTACCTTCTTTTTTACGACCTTTCCCAGAAGAGTTTCAATATGAATTAAAGGTGCTTAAAACGGCCCTACACACCTATTTAAACAATACGATTTATTTAGATAACCGAAAAGAAAATTGGGTAAAGGATGGTATAGAAACCTATCTTTTAATGAAGTATGTGGACAACTTCTACAAGGACATGAAATTGTTGGGTAAACTATCGAATATCTGGGGGGTACGTTCTTTCCATCTCGCACAAATGAATTTTAACGACCAGTATCCTTATTTGTATATGTTAATGGCCCGCACTTATTCAGATCAGCCCTTAACCACTCCTAGGGATTCCCTGATCAAGTTTAACGAACGTATAGCCAATAAATATAAATCTGGCGTTGGATTGGCATATTTAGATAGCTACCTTGGCCAAGATTATATTGATAAAAAGATTAAGGATTTTTATGCTGAAAACATTTCCCAGACCACGCATCGGGAAGATTTTGAGAGCTTATTAAAAGAAGATGCCCCCAAAAATATTGATTGGTTTTTTAATACCTATGTGGATACCAACAAAAAAATTGACTTCAAAATAAAAAAATTCAATAAAACTGAAGATTCCATAGAGGTCACTATCAAAAACAAAAGAAATACCAACGTTCCCATTACCATATACGGTATTGACAGGAACGACTCTATTTTATTTAAGAATTGGTATACCGATATCACCAAAACTGAGACCGTAACAGTCCCTCGAAAAGATGTAAAACGGCTGGTTTTAAACTATGATAGGGTGATTCCGGAATTCAATGAAAGGGACAATTGGAAATCGGTAAACGGCTTTTTATCGACCAATCGAAAATTGAGGTTTCAATTTTTTAAGGATACAGAAGACCCCTATTACAATCAAATATTTTACGTACCGGTATTTCGTTTTAATATTTACGATGGTATAACTCCAGGATTGAGGTTATACAACAAAACGTTTTTAGCTAAACCTTTTGTTTACGATCTTCAACCCTCCTATGCTTTTGGAGAAAATGCATTGGTAGGTTCTGGATCTTTACGTTTCAGAAAATACGTAAACCACGATAATATGTATCTAATCGATGCTTTTATTGCTGGTTCTTCTTATCATTACGCAGATGGACTAAGATACAGTACCATAACCCCTTCCCTAACCTTTCGGTTTAGAAACGACGATTTAAGATCTAACGAAAGAGAGCTTCTAAACATTCGTTTTGTAAATGTTATTCGGGACTTTTCACCCACCATCGATACCGATCCAGATTACAGCGTACTCGATATTCGCTATGCTTATGGTAACAACGGAATTATAAATTACAAATCTTGGTTTACCGATGTACAAATAGCTAGCGATTTTGCCAAGGTATCTTTTAATTGGGAATATAGAAAGCTATTCCAAAGCAATAGACAGTTTAACTTGCGCTTTTTTGCAGGAAAATTTATCTACAACCAAACCAATTCTGATTATTTTAGTTATGCGCTAGATAGACCCACGGATTATCTTTTTGATTACGATTACCTAGGTAGATCTGAAGATTCTGGTATTTTTAGTCAACAACTTATCATTGCTGAAGGTGGCTTTAAATCGAAATTGAACAATCCCTTTGCCAACGACTGGATGATTACCTCCAATGCCAGTTTTAACATTTGGCGATGGATAGAACTGTATGGCGATGTAGGTATGATTCGGAATAAAAATGAAGATGCCCGCTTTGTCTACGACTCTGGAATTAGGCTAAACTTAGTAACCGATTATTTCGAATTGTACTTCCCTATTTACTCTAACAACGGTTGGGAAATTGCACAACCGCAGTACGACGAAAAGATAAGGTTTATCATCACCCTTAGTCCGAGAACCTTAACCGGCCTCTTCACCAGAAAATGGTTTTAAAATAATATTTCTTCCTAAGCTCATTGTTTGCCCCAAAAATAACGTTGAAAAATCGAAATTTCCATCTTTTTTGAAATCTACTTTCTTTTATTTCTTTCCTTAAAAACATTAATAAAAAAGCAATCAAAGCATTAAAAACCGAAGTTTCTTTAAAGTAAATTCAATTTTAACATTTTATATTGAAATATTATCATTTTGTAAGGCTTTTTTTTAATTGCAAAAACCATTCTTTTTAGCTATTTTTGCTAGCGTCTCATAAAAAATTCTATGCAAACAAAACCAGAAACAAAACAAGATATTTCCTTTGAAGATTTCAAGAATCAAATACTTAATGATTATAAAATTGCTGTAACCAGTAGAGAATGTAGTTTATTAGGACGGAGGGAAGTTTTAACTGGAAAAGCAAAATTTGGAATTTTTGGGGATGGTAAAGAAGTTCCTCAACTGGCCATGGCCAAAGCATTCCAAAATGGCGATTTTAGAAGTGGTTATTACCGTGACCAAACTTTTATGATGGCTATCGGGGAATTGAGCATTAAAAACTTCTTTGCCGGACTTTACGCCCATACCGATATTGAAAAGGAGCCTATGAGCGCCGGGAGGCAAATGGGAGGACATTTCTTAACACAAAGCAATAACCCAGATGGTTCTTGGGTAGATCTTACCAAACAAAAGAACAGCAGTTCTGACATCTCCCCTACTGGAGGTCAAATGGCTCGTTTACTAGGTTTGGCACAAGCTTCCAAAATTTATAGGGAGGTTGACGAAACCAAAAAAGAAGGATTTTCGGTTAAAGGAAATGAAGTTGCTTGGGGTACTATTGGAAATGCCAGCACCAGCGAAGGAATTTTCTTTGAGACCTTGAATGCAGCTGGTGTTATGCAAGTTCCCATGGTAATTAGCATTTGGGATGACGAGTATGGTATTTCTGTTCATGCCAAACACCAAACTACCAAAGAAAACATATCTGAAATTCTTAAAGGATTTCAGCGTACCGAAACCGAAAACGGATTCGAAATAATTGTCGTAAACGGTTGGGATTATCCAGCTCTTATTGAAGCTTTTACAAAAGCGGGGAAAATAGCTCGCGACGAGCATGTTCCCGTTTTATTGCACGTTGTAGAGCTTACACAACCGCAGGGACACTCTACTTCTGGTTCTCATGAACGTTACAAAACTGAAGACCGACTTAAATGGGAAAAAGAATTCGATTGTAATTTAAAATTCAGGGAGTGGATCATTCAAAATGATTTTGCAACGGATGAAGAGCTTAATCAACTTGAAAAGAAAATTAAGAAAGAAGTACGCGACGGTAAAAAAGAGGCATGGAGCGAATTTCTGGCACCTATAAAAACAGAGAAGAAAAAGGTAGTTGCACTGCTGAACGAATTAGCAAATTCCAGCGCCAATAAAAGCTTTATCAACCGTCTTAAAAATGATTTAATTTCTGTTGATGAGCCTGTTAAGAGAAATGTTATTTCCACTGCTAGAAAAGCATTGCGCTATGTAACCAAAGAAAATAGCCAAGCGAAAGAAGACCTTATTGCATGGATTGATTCTTTTTATACCCGTACCGAACCGGAATACAGTTCTCATCTTTACAGCGAAACTAAAAGCAACGCTACCAATATTGCCGAAGTTCTACCAGAATTTAAAGAAGACACCGAAATGGTGGACGGGAGAATTGTTCTGCGTGATAATTTTGATAAACTTTTTGCAAAATATCCTAATTCCCTCATTTTTGGTGAGGATAGCGGTAATATTGGGGATGTTAATCAAGGATTGGAAGGACTTCAAAAAAAATATGGAGAGTTACGTGTAGCCGATGTAGGTATTCGTGAAGCATCCATCATCGGTCAAGGAATTGGAATGGCATTGCGAGGATTACGCCCTATTGCAGAAATACAGTACTTAGACTACATTTTATACGCCCTTTATGTATTAAGCGATGATTTGGCTTCCCTGCTATATAGAACGGTTGGAAAGCAAAAAGCACCGCTGATTGTAAGAACACGTGGTCACCGTTTGGAAGGGATTTGGCATGCGGGCTCCCAAATGGGAGGTCTTATACATCTCCTCAGGGGAATGTATATTCTAACACCAAGAAACATGACCAAAGCAGCTGGTTTCTACAATACACTAATGGAAAGTGATGAGCCTGCCCTTGTTATAGAAAGTTTAAACGGTTACCGATTAAAAGAAAAACTACCCGCAAACTTGGGTGAGATAAAAACTCCTATAGGGGTTGTGGAAACTGTAAAAGAGGGTACCGATATTACCTTGGTTTCTTATGGTTCTACTCTTCGAATTGTAGAGCAGGTAGCAAAAGAACTCTTGGAAGTTAATATCGATGTGGAAATTATCGATGCACAAACCTTGTTGCCTTTTGATATTAATCACGATACAGTGAAGAGCCTGAAAAAAACAAATCGCTTGTTGGTTATAGACGAAGATGTTCCAGGAGGCTGCTCAGCGTATCTTTTGCAGGAAATCGTAGAAAATCAAAACGGTTATATCTATCTAGACAGTGCTCCACAAACATTAACTGCAAAAGCGCATAGGCCAGCCTACGCCAGTGATGGAGATTATTTTTCCAAACCAAATGCTGAAGATATTTTTGAAAAGGTATATGCCATTATGCACGAAGCCAATCCTAACGAATATCCTAAATTAAAGTAAGGATTTCTAAATATTCTATTTTTATTTATTGTGGTTGATTGATTTCGTTTATCAGCTGCCTATATCCTTGAGAAAGATTGGTTCCGGTTAAATCTAGTTTATTCGTTATCCATTGAATTAGGCATTACAATACTGTTTGCTGAAATTTGTTTAACTGAAAAGTATGATAAAAAATTTTGGCGCATTTTTAAATGAAGTAATTAGTAGCGCTGAATGAAGAATTTTTAGTTCAATGAAATTCCTTCATTAACTAAACCAAATTTTTGTTTATAATATTTTGCTCTAGAACCATCCCGAATACCTGTTGCTTTTCAGTTTTAATACCAACTATTTACTGATAGTTTCAATACTCCACATTCCCAAGATAAGGCACATCTCTATTTATGTTTACAAAGCAGTTTAGCATAGTTTGCTCTATGCTTCCAATAATTCATATAAAAATCAAAAGAATGCCGCAATTAATTTCCAATTCCATTCTTTTTTCATCTTAAATTTGTTCTAAAAGCGATAACTTGCATATAACTTAATTTTTTCAGCAAGAACAGTAAAACTTAAAGAATATATGGCCAAAATAATAGTCTCTTTTGCGAGAATTATTGTCGGATTTCTATTTGTTATAAGCGGACTCATAAAACTTAATGATCCGGTAGGATTTTCATTTAAACTTGAAGAATATTTTAGTCCGAGTGTTTTAAATTTAGAATTTCTATCCCCGCATGCACTTGGTATAGCTATTTTCGTAGTGATCTTTGAGACTGTTCTAGGAGTCATGCTTTTACTCGGCTACAAACGTAAATTCACTGTTTGGAGCCTCTTATTAATGATTATCTTTTTTACTTTTTTGACGTTCTATTCGGCTTATTTTAACAAGGTAACCGATTGTGGATGCTTTGGGGATGCCATAAAACTAACTCCGTGGGAATCTTTTTTTAAAGACGTGATCCTTCTCCTACTTATTTTGATCCTGTTTTTCAAAAGAAAATATATTTCTAAATTTAGTTTTGCCGGCATCGGTACTTTTGTAGCTCTTATTCTTTGCATTGGGTATGTTTATTATGTTTACAATCATTTACCTGTAGTAGACTTTCGGCCTTATAAAATTGGTGCCAACATCCCTGCAGGTATGGAAATCCCGGAAGATGCACCACAGGCCGTTTACGAATATCAATGGAAATTCAACATAGATGGAAATGAAAAAGTAATTACCACCACAGGAGATTATCCTAAAGTGGACGGTGAATTTATCGGGGTGGAAACTGAATTACTGCAGAAAGGATATGAACCTCCTATTCATGATTTTACCATGGAACTCGATGGAACCGATTATACTGAAGAAATTATGAATCGTGATCGGGTTTTGGTGATCGTTTCAAGAAATATTGAAGAAGCCAATGAGGAAGGACTGGAAAAAATGGAATCTATACTTAAAGAAGCTAAAGAAAATGATATTTCCGTAATCGGACTTTCTGCTTCCAGTAGCGAGCAATTGGCACCATATAAACAAAAATATAATTTAGATATCGATTTTTATTTTTGCGATCTTACTACGGTTAAAACCATTGTTCGTTCTAACCCTGCATTGTTGGAACTGCAAAATGGCACTATTACACAGAAACTTCATTTTAATGATGTAGAAGAATTGAAGTTTAATAAATAACTTTTTAATCCTTAATTGTAAGAAGATGTTAAGTTCTTCCTTTAGGATAAAGGATTTTGATATTTTTGTAAGGAAGTTATATCAACATACAACCAAATAATTAAAACAACAGAATGAGAAAGAAAATTGTTGCCGGAAATTGGAAAATGAATAAAGACCTTGCCGAGACGCAAGCACTAATTAGCGATTTAAAAAAGAGCTTACCGGCTACAGATGCCGAAGTTAAAATAGCACCCACTTTTACAAGCCTTTATGCTGCTTTTCAAGCTTTAAAAGATAGTCCTATAGAAGTAGTAGCTCAAAATATGCATCAAGAGGCAAATGGGGCCTATACTGGGGAAATTTCTGCTAGCATGATTAAAAGTGTGGGCGTTAATTCTGTAATTTTAGGACACTCCGAGCGCAGGGCTTATTTTGGGGAAGACGATGCTTTACTTGCCAAAAAAGTAGATACCGCTATTGAAAATGAAATGGAAGTAATATTTTGCTTTGGAGAAGAGCTGGACGACCGTAAATCCGGTAACCATTTTAAGTTGGTTGAAAGTCAGCTAAAAAATGCCCTTTTTCATTTAAAGGCAGATGCTTGGAAAAATATTATCTTGGCTTACGAGCCGGTATGGGCTATTGGTACCGGAGAAACTGCAAGCCCAGAGCAAGCACAAGAAATGCATGAGTTTATAAGAAAAACCATCGCAGAAAACTATAATCAAGACCTTGCGGACAGTATTTCTATACTTTACGGAGGTAGTGTAAAACCGGCCAACGCAGAAGAAATTTTTTCTAAACCCGATGTAGATGGTGGACTTATTGGAGGAGCTTCTTTAAAAGCGGAAGATTTTATTGGTATTGTAAAAGCAATCTAAAATATCGAACCTATTTAAAAAAGTCGAAGTTTTGTATCGCACATACAATTTTCGGCTTTTTTTGTTTTAATTAAAAAATATAAAAATGGATCAAATATATCTGGAGTATACTTTTAATGTAAGTCCCATAGACCCCGGTAACGATATTCTAATTGCCGAGTTGGGTTATGCTGGTTTCGAAAGTTTTGTGGAAAATGAAGAAGGACTTATAGCGTACATTCAGAAAGAAGAGTGGCACAAAAACGTTCTAAACGACATCCAGATATTAACCAATGAAAACTTCGATATTTCTTTTGAATACAAGGAAATCGAGCAACAGAATTGGAATGCAGAATGGGAAAAGAATTTTCATCCTATTGAAGTGGACGGCATGTGTACCGTAAGGGCTCCATTTCACGAAGTTCCCAATACCAAATACGATATTATTATAGAACCTAAAATGAGTTTTGGAACGGGACACCACGAAACTACCCATATGATGATTCAGTTTTTGCTGAAAGAAGATCTTAAAGATAAAAAGGTTTTAGATATGGGGTGTGGTACAGGTGTGCTGGCCATTCTAGCAGAAAAAGAGGGAGCCAAGGCCATTGATGCTATTGATATCGACAATTGGTGTTTTGTAAATTCCATTGAAAATACAGAAAGGAACAATTGTAGTAACATTACCGTTTTAGAAGGAGACGCTTCTTTACTGAAAAATAAAAATTACGATGTTATTATCGCCAACATAAATAGAAACATTCTTTTAAACGATATTCCAACTTATATTAAATGTTTAAATGAAGGGGGAACCCTTCTTCTAAGTGGATTTTACAAAGAAGACATTCCTCAGATTCGTGAAAAATGCGAAGAGTTTTCGTTAAAATTTATTGAAAATTTGGAAAAGAACCATTGGGTTGCTGTAAAATTTTTAAATTAGCACAAAATACTGAATATGAGTACAAAAGAAAAAATTTCAGAAGAATTATTACTAGAAGAAGAGGTATTAAAGCAGAATGAAATTGTACTTTATAATGATGAAGTAAATACCTTCGACTATGTTATAGATATGTTAGTAGATACCTGCGATCATACCCCCGAACAGGCCGAACAATGTTCTATAATTGTACATTATAAAGGTAAATGTACTGTAAAAACTGGAGATTACGACGATTTAAAACCACGTTGCTCTAAGTTATTGCAGGCAGGTTTAAGTGCAGAGATAGTATAACCTTTAGTTCTAATGATTTGTATTAATGCCCAATATTTTATAGATAAGGCTAAAACGGAACAAACAGGAAACTAAAATTACAATGGCAAATACCAAAAATATAACTCCTACCAAGCCTTGTAGTATCTGAAAGTAAAATAATACGGCGATGAGAAAAGCAATAACTACTCGTATAAGCCTGTCTTTATTTCCTATGTTTTTCTTCAAAATAAAAGTTTTTTTCAAAAATATATTAAAAACAACAAATCCCTAAAATTTTAGGGATTTGTTGTTTTAAGACAGATTGCTTTTGTACGCTATCTTTAAGAATTCGGACAAGAAAAGTTTGTTTTTGGAAGCTTTGTTTTCTTCAATGCTCCATAGCCCCCTTTTATATCCACTAAATCTTCAAACCCTCGAGCTTTAAGAATAGATGCGGCAATTGCAG from Galbibacter sp. BG1 harbors:
- a CDS encoding DUF2892 domain-containing protein, whose amino-acid sequence is MKKTFILKKNIGNKDRLIRVVIAFLIAVLFYFQILQGLVGVIFLVFAIVILVSCLFRFSLIYKILGINTNH
- a CDS encoding ATP-dependent Clp protease adaptor ClpS, producing MSTKEKISEELLLEEEVLKQNEIVLYNDEVNTFDYVIDMLVDTCDHTPEQAEQCSIIVHYKGKCTVKTGDYDDLKPRCSKLLQAGLSAEIV
- the prmA gene encoding 50S ribosomal protein L11 methyltransferase yields the protein MDQIYLEYTFNVSPIDPGNDILIAELGYAGFESFVENEEGLIAYIQKEEWHKNVLNDIQILTNENFDISFEYKEIEQQNWNAEWEKNFHPIEVDGMCTVRAPFHEVPNTKYDIIIEPKMSFGTGHHETTHMMIQFLLKEDLKDKKVLDMGCGTGVLAILAEKEGAKAIDAIDIDNWCFVNSIENTERNNCSNITVLEGDASLLKNKNYDVIIANINRNILLNDIPTYIKCLNEGGTLLLSGFYKEDIPQIREKCEEFSLKFIENLEKNHWVAVKFLN